The genomic interval TTTTGCGCAACAaatttttggcgccgttgctgAAGATTAATTTAGCAACATTAAGTGAAAGAgatttttattactttatacttttttttaattattttattcaaaaaataataaataataaataataaatctattttttttaattatcgttgttactattattaatatatttaattttctttgttattattatcatttcaattttgttttgcactttagtttattaaaaagcaaaaaaatatttatttagttgttattaagttgattatatttttttaatcatcacGCTCGCAGGagtctatttttctttttgatccTGAAATTAAACGAACTGCTCGTAGGCGAAGAAGACAAATAAGAGCAATGAGTGAAAGAGTACCAAGAACACTGGAGGATTATTTCACTCCAATAATAGATTTTACTAACAACATAGCTAACCCACCTGTGGAGGAAAACAATTTTGAGAGTAAGCCAGACTTGATATCTATGGTACAAACCTCTACTCTTTTCAGAGGAATACCAACTAGAGACACCAACATTCCTCTAAAGAGATTCATAAGGATGACATACACCGTAAAATATAACGGTGTTTCTACAGATGCCATAATGTTAAGGCTATTTCCATGGTATTTGATTGATAAGGCTTCAATCTGGTTGTCATCCCAACGTAATGGGTCTAATACCACTTAGGATCAACTGACAAAGAgcgttttgaaaaaatattttcctCGGTCTAGGTCCGCTAAACTTCGAACTGACATTGCCAACTTTGTTCAATTTGAGCAAGAGTCCTTATATGAGGCATGGGAGAGATTCCAAGACATGATCAGAAGTTGTTCGCATCATGGCAACTTGTTCAGATTTTGCACAAGGGACTTTCAATTTAAAGTAGAAGTAGTATTGATGCTGCTTGTGGAGGCtctattctaaaaaaataaccTGAAGAAATATATTCCTTGGTGGAAGAAATAGCTACTAATAGTTGTCAATGTAGTCTAAATAACAGACATGTTAGAAAAAGCTAGTTGGGATGTACAAAGTGGAGACTAATACTACTTTGGAGATAAAGGTAGATAAAATCGTTAAAAAGTTTGAGACTTTGATGTCTACATAAGCTCAACAAAACTCTGCAGGCACTCCTTCTAGTGATGTTGGTGAACTTTTTGAACTTGATGATGAAAGTAATTTGGGCAATCTGTGGACTAAGAAGTTTGATGAAGTCAACTATGTCAGCCAAAAAGATAGTGATGCCAAAAAGAGTATATAAGATGCTTTGGTGAAATATATGCAAAAAGTGGGACATCCTTGCATGGGTGTTTTGGAAAGTTATATGGGACTGATAGATGAGAGGTTGAAGGCCATTAGAAGTAAAACACAAGCTCAGCCAATTCCAGCAACTCATACTGAGGAAGCTAACTATTTCACCAACACCAATCGCAGTCAGAATGACCCTTATTCTTCTATCTACAATTCATTTTGGAAGAATCACCCTAATTTCTCTTGGGGAGGACAACAACATGGGAAAAACTCTAATTTCTATAAGCCACCACATGTGCAAAAGTAAGAGGAGAGGAAAACCGATCTTCAAGATGTACTGGCTAAATTCATAGAGAAGATAGACGAAAGGATTCAGAATATGCAGAATCAAATCTTAACTTGATTTGGCAATGTGGAAACTCAAATGTATAATATTGTTAATCTACTTGCACAAAGACATGTGGGATCATTGCCTACTCAAATCGAGCTAAATCGAAAAGAGCAAGCTAAAGTTATCACTATTAGGAATGGAAATGAGGCTACTACAATGCCTAAAAAGGAAAGACAGGCGACtctaaaaggaaaaaaaggtACATCCTAATGAGCTTTCTTCTAACAAAATTAAGGAAGACCAGAAGTTAACCAAGGTAAGTATTCCATTCCcttaaagattaaaattgtgCTTAATTATAAGCAGTTTGCTAGATTCCttgagattttttaaaaaattgcataCCAAAATTCTTTTCGCTGAAGATATTCCTCAAATGCCCAAGTATGTTAAATTGTTAAAAGAAatcatttctaataaaaaaaaaaaaaaaactagaggACTTTGAGATGGTTAAGCTTAATGAGGAATGATTTGCTATAGTCTTGAAAAAGTTGCCCCGAAGCTTAAGGATCCTGGTAGTTTTACTACTCCTTGTACAATTGGCAACTCTTAATTTGAAAAAGCACTTTCTGATTTGGGAGTTAGTATTAATTTGATGTCTCTGCTGTTTATAGGAAGTTGGGCCTACAAGAACCCTAACCGACTAACATTTCTATACAACTTGCTGACATATCTATTGCCCACCCTCGTGGGATAATAGAAGATGTGTAAGTAAAAATGgataagtttatttttcttgcagatttttttgttttaaatatggaGGAAGATGAGAAAGTACCAATTATATTGGGTAGAACTTTCTTGGCCACCGAAAAAACTTTGATTGATGTTCAACATGGTAGGCCCTTCTTAGTGATGAAGAGGCTGAATGTAAGtgtttaattcttttaaaaaatccaccttcatttttttcttgcaaCTTCATTGAGGCTAATGATATTAATGATAAGGTTACTTATGACAATTTCGAACAATTGGAAAAAGTTCTTATTTGCATTATCCTAGTTTGCTAGTTGGtggtgaagaagaagaaatttttatgtttttgaaaaatcacTACGCACAAGGAAGTTGGAGTAACCATAGATTTGAAGAGTTGGTGAGAGACGATATTCCAAGGCCTAAACCATCAATTGAAGAAGCTCCTGACCTTGAATTGAAGCATTTGCCATCtaacttgaaatatgtatttttatgtccTCCTTCTTCTTTGCCTATTAATATTTTTGCAGATTTGACAAATACCATGGATGAGTAATTATTGAGGATTTTGAGGGGAAACAAGGAATCATTTGGGTGGACCATTCATGCAATTAAGGGAATCGATCCTTCAATTTGCACCCATAGGATTTTTATGGAAGATGACAGTGAACCTCAAGCATTACCTCAACGTGGCTTTAATCCTAACATGAAAGATGTCATAAAAAATGAAGTAATAAAGCTTCTTGATGCATATATTATATATCCCATCTCTGATAGTAAATGAGTGAGTCATGTGTAATGTGTTCCTAAGAAAAGGGGTATTACTGTCATggaaaatgagaaaaatgaacTCATAGTTATAAGAAAGACCATCATGTGGAGAATGTGCATTAATTATAGAAAACTAAATGATGCCACACAGAAATACCATTTTCCCCTCCCTTTTATTGATCAAATGCTTGAGAGATTGATAGGGCATGAATATTATTGTTGTCTATAGGGTTACTCCGATTATATGCAAATACCAGTTGATTTAAATGATCAAGAGAAAACCACTTTTATTTGTCCATATGGTACTTTTGTGGATAAAATGATATCATCCGGCTTATGCAATGCTCCTGTCGCTATTGAAAGATGCATGATTTTTCCAATTTATAGTGCATCATTTTGGGACATAAAGTTTCCATTATAGGGATTGAGGTGGTGGACCCCACCAAAATAGAGGTGATTGCAAAATTACCACCACCAAACACTATTAAGGGGGTGCGTAGTTTCTTGGGTCTAGCTGGATTTTACAGGAGATTTGTTAAGGACTTTTCTAAAATTCCCAAACCAATGACATATCTCTTGGCCAAGGAGGTCACTTTTAAgttgtttgaattgtgtttgaaaacatttaatttattaaagaaaaagttAATTAGTGCTCCTAGTGTTGTTTCCCCCGATTGGACTATTCCTTTTGAGTTGATGCGTGATGCTAGTGACACTATTGTGGGGGTAGTTTTGGACagaaaaatgataatatattttatactatttacTATGCTAGCCGTACTCTTGATGTTGCTAAGAAAAATTATACCACCATTGAAAAAGAGTTGGTAGCATAAGTATTCACATTTGATAAGTTTCAACATTACGTTGTTCTCCAAAGTTGTTGTTTATACTGACCATGCAACTATTAAGTACATGCTTGGTAAGCAGGATCGATGCCAAGCCCAGGTTGATTAGATGAGTTCTATTATTGCAAGAATCCAGAGCTACATTAGGTACaattacaacattttttttttcttatgtaaAATGAAATTGCGCATCGATCAAATTATGTATTATGTAATAATATAGACAAAAATTAGAGCAGTCAACAACCTTGACACTTCCATAAGAATCAAAATTGCAAATTATAGGTGGGATTGAAAGGAGATAAGATATTGTTTATGGTGGAAGTTAGTTTAGTTGTGTGGTGAAAGATGAATTAGAGGATGTTAGCGCAAAAAAGAACGAGAAGAAGgataatatgaatatttttttggaaTGATCTTGTACGATAAACTCCCTTTGTGCAATTTTGGAGAGAGAAAAACCAAATCTATTAATGTTTTACACCGTCAATTAATCACAAACGTCGAATAAGTagaaatatttgacttttactTTGATCACCTATAAAATCTCCAATATGATTGTTTATGATGGACTGATAATGTAAAATTCTATAATCTACTGTGCATAGATATTAAACTCTCACTACTTTCTTaactttttctccaaaattacACAACTTGCTTTTTCACTTTCCTTCTCATCACAACGCTCTCTTCCTTGCttttataaacaaaacaacttttttactTTCTCAATTTGCAACTTTTCTTTATCTTAACTCAAAACCGTCGTTTTTAGATGCAGGTTGTGTGTTTGAGACATTTGGTTTTTATTAGTTTCAGAAATCTAgagtttatttttgaattttggggttttgatttatttatttttgcagttttttttattcaatgttttttgttgttggatTTAAGTATGAAGATTATAACGATCTTGAGTTTATAAATTTTCAAGGCGGTCatgaaattcaataaataaagttaaaatttatatgaatttgaattttgattacTAAATAAAGATGGtgtttaaataattaactttagAATCGTaagacatttttaattttagaaaattgtttAACAAAAAGAAGGAGGTTAAAAATGTAAGGTGGACAAGTGGTAATTTGTCCAAGACttacattatatttttcataaaaattaaacaaaacaaaacgtAGAAACTTAACACATACTTTTAAGTTCTAACACTTATTACAattcttaaaaacaaaaattacaacaaaattaaacaatttaaccTAACAATTACCATAAATTCATAACTTGATTTCCCTTTTTGCTTTCCTTCATATTAGTTAATTCTTGCTGCTCATTTTCAAGTTTTCCGTCAAAAAATAAAGTTGTCTTCAAGCCCGTTATTATAATTCTATAATGCTACCTACAAGTTTATTATTGTTGAggcaataattattttttgataaaaattgtgaaGTCAATTAATAGTCTTATTATATGTAAGACAGCCGCATAAAATTATCGGATATGGACGGCGAGGACAGCTCAAAGAGTTTATGCAGTGAATTAAATGTTTTTGGGATCTCATAACGAGAAATGCAAGGTTATGGTAAGGGTTATGCAATTTAGGTACATAAATATTGGCCACCATGTGAATCGAGGTTTGTTCCATAAGGTTTGTTCAATAGTATGGCGGCTATGGTAGAGTAAATTCTGGTTTTGGTGTCTGAAAATatctttagtttttaatttcaaaaccgTTTTAAACCAAAACAGATTCATATGTTATGGTTGTGAGTAGGGTAGTGCatgattgatttttttgaaaattcaaattatatctattttaaaattaatatataaatttaaatttatagttaaatttattatttaaatttattatttattagtttaaaattggttataaaatcaattgtaaaattagttggagttaaataactaatttttagttaaacaaccggtttcaaaaaattcaattttaaaattgatattttctgAAAAccgattaaaatttattattttttaatatttattttttcaaaagttcaTTTCTTCACGGTTTAAAAACCGGTTATTTAAAAAGAtcgattatttatatttaaaaattgattatttttacaaaatggaagatcaataaaaatatacatcaaTCATACCGTTGCTTTCCCTTGAAATTAAAATcgaacatgtttaattgcttaTAATAAtttgtgattaaaattgatttattactaa from Cicer arietinum cultivar CDC Frontier isolate Library 1 chromosome 5, Cicar.CDCFrontier_v2.0, whole genome shotgun sequence carries:
- the LOC140920483 gene encoding uncharacterized protein — translated: MSERVPRTLEDYFTPIIDFTNNIANPPVEENNFESKPDLISMVQTSTLFRGIPTRDTNIPLKRFIRMTYTVKYNGVSTDAIMLRLFPWSAKLRTDIANFVQFEQESLYEAWERFQDMIRSCTPSSDVGELFELDDESNLGNLWTKKFDEVNYVSQKDSDAKKSI